One region of Niallia sp. Man26 genomic DNA includes:
- a CDS encoding D-2-hydroxyacid dehydrogenase, translating into MKKQKLLITRQIEDNLVKQIQEAIPDWDIIMTNEPEQWKLHVQDTTIILGWRKFFEDSSMNALDELKWVQTWSAGVNSIPLKDLEGKDITITSANGVHSFPISETVFALMLSLTRNIHTYIKNQVKKKWDGADIKLEMHGKTVGVIGVGAIGKETAKLAKAFGMKVIGIRHSGKPENYVDEMYTTDMLNEVLPECDYVVITLPLTEDTYHLFTKEQFQLMKNSAFLINIGRGEIIKEADLAAALSAGEILGAGLDVFEKEPLEESSPLWEMDNVIITPHTSGSTEHYDKRVVEDIFIPNLKRFLAEKKLEINVVDYKKGY; encoded by the coding sequence ATGAAAAAACAAAAACTGCTTATCACTCGCCAAATAGAGGATAACTTAGTGAAACAAATTCAAGAAGCAATACCTGATTGGGATATTATTATGACAAACGAGCCGGAGCAATGGAAGCTACATGTGCAAGATACAACGATCATACTTGGCTGGAGAAAATTCTTTGAAGACAGTAGCATGAATGCTCTTGATGAGCTGAAATGGGTTCAAACATGGAGTGCTGGTGTTAACTCCATTCCGTTAAAAGATTTAGAAGGAAAAGACATCACGATAACAAGCGCGAATGGCGTTCATAGCTTTCCTATTTCCGAGACTGTTTTCGCACTGATGCTGTCATTAACCCGCAATATACATACTTATATTAAAAACCAAGTAAAGAAAAAGTGGGATGGAGCAGATATTAAGCTAGAGATGCATGGCAAAACAGTTGGTGTAATCGGAGTCGGAGCAATCGGAAAAGAAACAGCTAAATTAGCAAAAGCTTTTGGTATGAAAGTTATCGGTATCCGCCATTCAGGTAAACCAGAGAACTATGTTGATGAGATGTACACAACAGATATGCTTAATGAAGTTCTGCCTGAATGTGACTACGTTGTTATCACGCTTCCCCTAACAGAGGATACTTACCATCTGTTTACAAAAGAGCAGTTTCAACTTATGAAAAACAGTGCCTTCCTTATCAATATTGGAAGAGGAGAAATCATTAAAGAGGCTGACTTGGCAGCCGCTCTTTCTGCAGGAGAAATTTTAGGAGCCGGCCTGGATGTATTTGAGAAAGAACCATTAGAAGAGTCGAGCCCTTTATGGGAAATGGATAATGTCATCATTACTCCACACACTTCCGGTTCCACAGAGCATTATGATAAACGAGTAGTCGAAGATATATTCATCCCGAACTTAAAAAGATTCCTTGCTGAAAAGAAATTAGAAATCAATGTTGTAGATTACAAGAAAGGCTATTAA
- the phnE gene encoding phosphonate ABC transporter, permease protein PhnE, which translates to MSQLSTKVNKPKKKYLFRTVIFILLALVYIWAFAGMPVNDIKETAGQISKAIFSGIFHPDWDYVYLPEGEDLLRGLLDTLAIAILGTFISGILCVPFAFWAANNMSKGKAITSSGKFVLSFIRTFPEIVMAILFIKAVGPGSFAGVLALGLHSIGMLGKLFSEEIESLDMGPTEALTATGANRMQVLWFAVLPQVLPGFLSYTLYRFEINIRAAAILGVIGAGGIGTPLIFALNSRDWDRVGIILLGIIVMVTIIDAISSFLRKRII; encoded by the coding sequence ATGAGCCAACTATCCACTAAAGTTAATAAGCCAAAGAAAAAATACCTTTTTAGGACAGTCATTTTTATCTTGCTCGCATTAGTGTATATTTGGGCTTTTGCCGGCATGCCTGTAAATGATATTAAAGAAACAGCAGGACAAATCTCAAAAGCAATTTTTTCCGGAATCTTTCATCCTGATTGGGATTATGTATATTTGCCTGAAGGCGAGGATTTATTGCGCGGCCTTCTGGATACATTAGCTATTGCCATTCTTGGTACCTTTATTTCTGGAATTCTTTGTGTTCCCTTCGCCTTCTGGGCAGCAAACAATATGAGCAAAGGCAAAGCAATTACATCCTCAGGAAAATTCGTGCTGAGCTTTATCCGTACCTTCCCTGAAATTGTTATGGCTATTCTGTTCATCAAGGCAGTAGGCCCTGGCTCTTTTGCTGGTGTTCTTGCATTAGGATTGCACTCCATCGGAATGCTCGGAAAACTGTTCTCAGAAGAAATCGAAAGTCTTGATATGGGTCCGACTGAAGCATTAACAGCGACAGGTGCAAACCGCATGCAAGTATTGTGGTTCGCTGTGCTTCCACAAGTATTGCCTGGATTTTTATCCTATACTTTATATCGATTTGAAATTAACATTCGTGCTGCTGCCATCCTTGGTGTCATTGGGGCAGGCGGTATCGGTACACCTTTGATTTTCGCGTTAAATTCAAGGGATTGGGACAGAGTTGGAATCATCTTGTTAGGAATTATCGTAATGGTTACCATTATCGACGCCATTTCCAGTTTTTTGCGCAAAAGAATTATTTAA
- the phnE gene encoding phosphonate ABC transporter, permease protein PhnE has protein sequence MSINEPNINEPKAGLRNAPKPPAKTKMIFTIILVVALLWWSSFKTESSIADLTIGFPNMFDLLVQMWPPNWHYFENILEPMLETIRMAVIGTTFGAIIAVPLALLCASNIIRNSWIVYPFRFILNLIRTIPDLLLASIFVAIFGLGALPGIIALSIFSIGLVAKLLYEAIESIDPGPLEAMTAVGANKVQWVFFGVIPQVTAHFTSYVLYTFEVNVRAAAILGLVGAGGIGEYYDKTLGFLEYDKTASIIIMTLVVVLVIDYISTKLREKLL, from the coding sequence ATGAGCATAAACGAACCGAACATTAATGAACCAAAAGCAGGGCTAAGAAATGCCCCAAAACCGCCTGCCAAAACAAAGATGATTTTCACGATCATTTTAGTAGTGGCTTTACTGTGGTGGAGCTCCTTTAAAACAGAATCTTCCATTGCTGACTTAACAATCGGTTTTCCTAACATGTTTGATTTGCTTGTACAAATGTGGCCGCCAAACTGGCATTATTTCGAGAACATATTAGAGCCGATGCTTGAAACAATCCGTATGGCTGTTATCGGCACCACTTTTGGAGCAATCATTGCTGTCCCGCTTGCATTGCTGTGTGCGAGCAATATTATCCGTAACTCATGGATAGTCTATCCATTCCGGTTTATCCTTAACTTAATCCGGACAATACCTGATCTGCTTCTTGCCAGTATATTTGTTGCTATTTTCGGTCTTGGTGCCCTTCCAGGTATTATCGCACTGTCTATATTTTCTATTGGTTTAGTTGCAAAGCTGCTGTATGAAGCTATCGAGTCTATTGACCCAGGTCCGCTTGAAGCGATGACAGCAGTAGGAGCAAATAAGGTGCAATGGGTGTTTTTTGGTGTTATTCCTCAAGTAACTGCTCATTTCACTTCCTATGTTTTATATACATTTGAAGTAAATGTCCGGGCTGCTGCCATCCTTGGACTGGTCGGCGCTGGTGGAATCGGGGAATATTACGATAAAACGCTTGGATTCCTTGAATACGATAAGACTGCTTCCATCATTATCATGACGTTAGTTGTTGTGTTAGTGATTGATTATATTAGCACGAAATTACGGGAGAAATTATTATGA
- the phnC gene encoding phosphonate ABC transporter ATP-binding protein, which translates to MIQFKNVTKIYPNGTKGLNNINITIEKGEFVVIVGLSGAGKSTFLRSINRLHEISEGEILIDGKSITAAKGSGLRKIRRDIGMIFQSFNLVKRSTVLKNVLSGRVGYHNTFRTILGAFPKDDVELSLNALNRVNILEKAYSRADELSGGQQQRVSIARALAQEAQVILADEPVASLDPLTTKQVMDDLKRINEEDGITTVVNLHFIDLAREYATRIIGLRAGEVVFDGPVEAATDEVFAEIYGRPIKKDELLGEPV; encoded by the coding sequence TTGATACAGTTTAAAAATGTTACGAAAATTTATCCGAATGGTACAAAGGGTTTGAATAACATTAACATTACGATTGAAAAAGGTGAATTCGTTGTAATTGTCGGGCTTTCTGGTGCCGGAAAATCAACCTTCCTCCGTTCTATCAATCGTTTGCATGAAATTTCAGAAGGCGAAATTTTGATAGACGGCAAATCCATCACTGCAGCAAAAGGCTCCGGCCTCCGAAAAATCCGCCGTGATATCGGCATGATCTTCCAAAGCTTCAATCTTGTAAAACGCTCTACCGTATTAAAAAATGTACTATCCGGACGTGTTGGCTATCATAACACATTCCGAACGATTCTCGGGGCTTTTCCAAAAGATGATGTCGAACTTTCTTTAAACGCCTTAAATAGGGTTAATATTTTAGAAAAAGCTTATTCTCGTGCGGACGAGCTTTCAGGCGGACAGCAGCAGCGTGTCTCGATTGCACGCGCCCTCGCACAAGAGGCGCAAGTAATATTAGCGGATGAACCGGTCGCATCCCTTGACCCATTAACAACAAAACAAGTAATGGACGACTTAAAGCGAATTAATGAAGAAGATGGCATTACAACAGTAGTTAACCTTCACTTCATTGATCTTGCCCGCGAGTATGCGACTAGAATTATCGGTTTAAGGGCAGGTGAAGTAGTCTTTGATGGACCTGTTGAAGCTGCCACAGATGAAGTGTTTGCAGAAATTTACGGCAGACCAATCAAAAAAGACGAGCTGTTAGGTGAACCAGTATGA
- a CDS encoding phosphate/phosphite/phosphonate ABC transporter substrate-binding protein yields the protein MFKKIATFGLSLSLAAGVLAGCGSSNETGSNASEGYEPKELTVQFVPSQSADTLEAKAKPLEDLLSDELGIPVKVSVSTNYNTIIEAMASKQVDVGFLPPTAYVLAKEKDAADVILQAQRKGINDDGSEKDELVDFYKSIFVVKNDSGIDSVADLKDKKIAFQDVTSSAGYVWPAATLMDNDLDPLKDVQGITVKGHDQAIISLLNGDVDAAAVFQDARNIVKADFPTVFEDTKVISFTEEIPNDTVSVRSDMTDEWKKKLQDAFIAIGKSDEGHEIIREIYTHEGYVVSDDSNFDVVREYAEKVKTE from the coding sequence ATGTTCAAAAAAATTGCAACATTCGGTCTATCTTTGTCGTTAGCAGCAGGTGTTCTTGCTGGCTGTGGATCATCAAATGAAACTGGCTCAAACGCGTCAGAGGGATATGAACCAAAGGAATTAACCGTTCAGTTTGTTCCTTCTCAGAGTGCTGATACACTTGAAGCAAAAGCAAAACCGCTTGAAGATTTGCTATCTGATGAACTAGGCATTCCAGTGAAAGTAAGTGTTTCTACTAACTACAACACAATTATTGAAGCAATGGCTTCTAAACAAGTTGACGTTGGCTTTTTGCCTCCAACAGCTTATGTATTAGCTAAAGAAAAAGATGCTGCTGATGTAATTCTTCAAGCACAACGTAAAGGTATTAATGATGATGGTTCAGAAAAAGACGAATTGGTAGATTTCTATAAATCTATTTTCGTAGTGAAAAACGATTCTGGCATCGACTCCGTTGCTGATCTAAAAGACAAAAAAATCGCATTCCAAGATGTTACATCATCTGCTGGGTATGTATGGCCTGCGGCTACATTAATGGATAATGATCTTGACCCACTTAAAGATGTACAAGGTATTACAGTAAAAGGTCATGACCAAGCAATCATCTCTCTACTTAATGGTGATGTGGATGCTGCAGCTGTTTTCCAAGATGCTCGTAACATTGTAAAAGCAGATTTCCCAACTGTGTTTGAGGATACAAAGGTTATTTCTTTTACAGAGGAAATTCCTAACGATACAGTATCTGTACGCTCTGACATGACAGACGAATGGAAAAAGAAATTACAAGATGCATTTATTGCCATCGGTAAAAGTGATGAAGGCCATGAAATCATAAGAGAAATTTACACACATGAAGGATATGTTGTTTCTGATGACAGCAATTTCGATGTTGTACGTGAATATGCAGAAAAAGTAAAGACTGAATAG
- a CDS encoding bifunctional UDP-sugar hydrolase/5'-nucleotidase yields MTDTNVTILFTSDVHGNIYPLLYGNNQPANVGLGKVAAILAEERAKNEHTIVIDNGDLIQGTPLTYHYVHALADKKNPMIQILNKLQYDGAVIGNHEFNYGLDILRKAASESEFPWLCANIIDETANQPFLGKPYIIKNAGNIKIAILGITTHYIPNWENPSNISGLRFHDALEEAKYWVEKIKAEEQPNCIVVSYHGGFEKDIDTGEPTEALTGENQGFSMCEQIQHLDVLITGHQHRTLTGNINGIEVIQASNNGQLVGKITLTFTENGKLAAKKSELLSTEGVEADPDILALATSYEQSTQQWLDTPIGFIDGDMTVCDPMETRLSDSPLIEFINKVQMEAAGVKIANTALFNNDSPGFKPNVTMRDIVSNYIYPNTLKVLAISGEDIKDALEQSAKYFEVDENGNPAVNKTYLYPKPQHYNYDMWEGIEYILDISKPVGQRVTKLQYAGKDIKKDEQFEVVMNNYRAGGGGNYFMYQNKPVLREVQFDMSELIADYITERKTVKATCDHNWKVVW; encoded by the coding sequence TTGACAGATACAAATGTAACAATACTATTTACTAGCGATGTGCACGGGAATATTTATCCTCTTCTTTATGGCAATAACCAGCCGGCAAATGTTGGTCTCGGAAAAGTAGCAGCTATTCTTGCAGAAGAAAGGGCCAAAAATGAGCATACAATTGTTATAGACAATGGGGATTTAATTCAAGGAACACCATTAACTTATCATTATGTGCATGCATTAGCTGATAAAAAAAACCCAATGATCCAAATATTAAATAAGCTCCAATATGATGGCGCAGTTATAGGAAATCATGAATTTAACTATGGACTCGATATTCTCCGCAAAGCAGCCTCAGAGTCAGAGTTCCCTTGGTTATGTGCAAACATAATCGATGAAACGGCAAATCAACCTTTTCTTGGCAAGCCATACATAATCAAGAACGCTGGCAATATCAAAATTGCAATACTTGGCATTACTACACATTACATACCAAATTGGGAAAATCCATCAAATATAAGCGGACTTCGCTTTCATGATGCATTAGAAGAAGCAAAGTATTGGGTCGAGAAAATAAAAGCAGAAGAGCAGCCTAATTGCATCGTTGTTTCCTATCATGGCGGGTTTGAAAAAGATATAGACACAGGAGAGCCGACAGAAGCTCTTACTGGGGAAAACCAGGGCTTTAGCATGTGTGAACAAATCCAACATTTAGATGTACTGATAACAGGTCATCAGCACAGAACACTGACAGGCAACATCAATGGTATTGAAGTTATTCAGGCAAGCAACAATGGCCAGCTAGTCGGTAAAATCACGTTAACGTTCACTGAAAATGGAAAGCTTGCAGCAAAGAAATCTGAGCTGCTTTCGACAGAAGGAGTCGAGGCAGATCCTGACATTTTGGCGCTTGCTACTAGCTATGAACAAAGCACACAACAATGGCTGGATACACCGATAGGCTTTATCGACGGAGATATGACTGTCTGTGATCCAATGGAAACCCGCTTGTCGGACAGCCCTTTAATTGAATTTATTAATAAAGTTCAAATGGAAGCAGCCGGTGTAAAAATCGCTAATACAGCACTGTTCAACAATGATTCACCTGGCTTCAAGCCGAATGTGACAATGAGAGACATTGTTTCTAATTACATTTATCCAAATACGCTGAAGGTTCTGGCCATCTCTGGCGAAGATATAAAGGATGCATTAGAGCAAAGCGCGAAATACTTTGAAGTCGACGAAAACGGTAATCCAGCCGTAAATAAGACATATCTATATCCAAAACCGCAGCATTATAATTATGATATGTGGGAAGGAATTGAATATATATTAGATATTTCTAAGCCAGTCGGACAAAGAGTCACGAAGCTGCAATATGCAGGCAAGGATATAAAGAAAGACGAACAGTTTGAAGTAGTTATGAATAATTATCGGGCCGGCGGGGGCGGTAACTACTTCATGTATCAGAATAAGCCTGTTTTAAGAGAAGTGCAGTTTGACATGTCTGAGCTTATCGCTGATTATATTACGGAAAGAAAAACGGTCAAGGCAACATGCGACCATAACTGGAAAGTTGTCTGGTAA
- a CDS encoding gamma-glutamyl-gamma-aminobutyrate hydrolase family protein, with protein sequence MANRPVIGITGAYVLHNKFMEGTYVHHDYQKTIHANGGLPVILPFVSAELAEEMVDHCDAILLSGGEDVDPQFYHQDPHQKLASTIPLRDEVELALIKAAMEKQKPILAICRGVQILNVALGGTLLQDIPSQVSDSIQHTQTAERSRDTHWTSIDASSKLYEIMGVESERVNSLHHQAIDRLAEELIVTAKSSDGIIEAVEHKDYGNFLLGIQWHPESMASTNERMNRIFTEFIAAAK encoded by the coding sequence TTGGCAAACAGGCCTGTAATCGGGATAACAGGTGCGTATGTCCTTCATAATAAATTTATGGAGGGGACATATGTTCATCATGATTATCAAAAAACAATCCATGCAAATGGCGGACTTCCGGTCATTTTGCCTTTTGTCAGCGCAGAGCTGGCAGAAGAGATGGTCGATCATTGCGATGCGATTCTGTTAAGCGGCGGAGAGGATGTAGATCCTCAGTTTTATCATCAAGACCCACATCAAAAATTGGCAAGCACGATTCCCTTGAGAGATGAAGTTGAACTCGCGCTTATAAAAGCAGCGATGGAGAAGCAAAAGCCGATACTGGCTATTTGCCGCGGTGTTCAGATACTTAATGTTGCTTTAGGTGGTACATTGCTTCAGGATATTCCAAGCCAAGTTAGTGACAGCATTCAGCATACCCAAACAGCAGAGCGCAGCAGAGATACTCATTGGACAAGCATTGATGCGAGCAGCAAACTTTATGAAATAATGGGAGTAGAGTCGGAAAGAGTCAACAGTCTCCATCATCAGGCAATAGACAGGCTCGCAGAAGAATTGATCGTGACAGCAAAAAGCTCTGACGGCATTATTGAAGCAGTTGAACATAAGGATTATGGTAATTTTTTATTAGGAATACAATGGCATCCAGAGTCGATGGCTTCCACCAATGAAAGAATGAATCGGATTTTCACTGAGTTTATCGCTGCGGCAAAATAA
- a CDS encoding BglG family transcription antiterminator, translating to MLENRTGNLLKQLMAAEDLITSEQLSRVLHVTSRTIRNDMKELESLLAANGAKIKSVRGQGYKLVIESDQLFRKFLQESFHKGKDDIIPTLKGGRVHYIINRLLLTDKNLKLEDLAEELFISKSTIQNDLKEVKELLLVYDLKVEKTGNSGLRIKGDEVNLRFCMSEYLFNRKLDQTELTYDPAALLVNEELAAIRNIILEEIRDAGITLSDISLNNLVVHIAIACKRIREGNYISAIPKEKNEILKEKEYAVSEKIVRTIEEELNVAFPETEIAYIAIHLLGTKLLTHHELTDGEVLEFIDESIMDLTKKILAETDEKMDLGIKEDRELFTGLSLHLKPAINRFRYKMNLRNPLLDDIKSNYPIPFEAGVVAAGVINKELGYDIHENEIAFLALHFGAAMERKKVSSKKKRCMIVCASGVGSANLLYYKLKSQYSSELEMIGTTELYKVKEINFAEIDLIISTIPIKEEVPVPVIEVNTILGDRDFEKINGALYSKKAKNKADSSIRSELVFLQQPFDKKEEVFAFLEAELLKLGLIDESFMDNVRKREKVSPTCFGNLVAIPHPNTPQTEETFWAFCTLQKPIDWGGKNVQFVCLLSVQKNSTGDFQEMYDVLGDVLDSPAIIQHMLKCKSFSEFKAVFPS from the coding sequence ATGCTAGAAAATCGCACAGGAAATCTTTTAAAGCAGCTAATGGCTGCAGAGGACCTAATAACAAGTGAACAATTATCGAGAGTGCTTCATGTTACATCAAGAACCATACGCAATGATATGAAGGAACTGGAATCATTGCTAGCGGCAAATGGCGCGAAAATTAAATCTGTGAGAGGACAAGGCTATAAATTAGTAATTGAAAGTGACCAGCTTTTTCGGAAATTTCTGCAAGAAAGTTTTCATAAGGGAAAAGACGATATTATTCCGACGCTGAAAGGCGGAAGAGTTCACTACATTATTAACAGGCTTTTGCTGACAGATAAAAACTTAAAGCTGGAAGACTTGGCAGAAGAGCTGTTCATAAGCAAATCGACGATCCAAAATGACTTGAAAGAGGTGAAAGAGCTTCTTTTAGTTTATGATTTAAAAGTCGAGAAGACAGGAAACAGTGGACTAAGAATAAAAGGGGATGAAGTTAATCTTCGCTTTTGCATGTCAGAATATCTATTTAATAGAAAGCTTGATCAGACAGAGCTGACATATGATCCAGCAGCCCTCTTAGTAAATGAAGAGTTAGCAGCTATTCGCAATATCATTCTCGAAGAAATCAGGGATGCTGGCATCACCTTATCCGACATTAGCTTGAATAATCTCGTTGTTCATATTGCAATTGCTTGTAAGCGTATACGGGAAGGGAATTATATTTCCGCCATTCCGAAAGAAAAAAATGAAATACTAAAGGAAAAAGAGTATGCAGTTTCTGAAAAAATTGTTCGAACAATTGAAGAAGAGCTTAACGTAGCATTTCCTGAAACAGAAATTGCTTATATCGCCATCCACCTTCTAGGCACAAAATTGCTGACTCATCATGAGCTAACAGATGGGGAAGTGCTTGAATTTATTGATGAAAGCATCATGGATTTGACCAAAAAAATACTCGCTGAAACGGACGAAAAGATGGACCTCGGCATTAAAGAAGACAGAGAGCTGTTTACAGGATTGTCTTTGCATTTGAAGCCAGCGATTAACAGATTTCGTTATAAAATGAATTTGAGAAATCCGTTGTTAGACGATATTAAATCTAATTATCCTATTCCTTTTGAAGCAGGAGTTGTGGCTGCAGGAGTTATTAATAAGGAATTAGGCTATGACATTCACGAAAATGAAATTGCCTTTTTGGCTCTGCACTTTGGAGCAGCAATGGAAAGAAAAAAAGTCAGCAGTAAAAAGAAACGGTGCATGATTGTCTGTGCATCAGGAGTGGGAAGTGCCAATCTGCTTTATTATAAGCTGAAGTCTCAATACAGCTCAGAACTTGAAATGATCGGAACAACAGAGCTTTATAAGGTGAAAGAAATCAATTTTGCAGAAATTGACCTTATAATCAGCACGATTCCCATTAAGGAAGAAGTGCCTGTTCCTGTTATTGAAGTAAATACGATTCTTGGAGACAGAGATTTTGAGAAAATCAATGGAGCATTATATTCTAAGAAGGCAAAAAACAAAGCTGATTCTTCTATTAGAAGCGAGTTAGTCTTCTTACAGCAGCCTTTTGATAAAAAGGAAGAGGTATTTGCCTTTTTAGAGGCAGAGCTTTTGAAGCTAGGCTTAATTGACGAAAGCTTTATGGATAATGTGAGAAAGCGCGAAAAAGTGTCACCGACATGTTTTGGGAATTTAGTCGCCATCCCGCATCCAAATACGCCGCAGACTGAGGAGACTTTTTGGGCCTTTTGCACATTGCAAAAGCCAATTGACTGGGGCGGAAAGAATGTTCAGTTTGTTTGTCTGTTAAGTGTGCAAAAGAACAGTACAGGAGATTTTCAGGAAATGTATGACGTGCTGGGAGATGTTCTTGACAGTCCTGCCATTATTCAGCATATGCTGAAATGCAAAAGCTTTTCAGAATTTAAGGCTGTTTTTCCTTCATAA
- a CDS encoding PTS sugar transporter subunit IIB: protein MRILLCCAVGMSTSLLVRKMKKYAETNNIDCTIWAIPAEAINHHLDKADVILLGPQVRFLLRDVTKMASKKEIPVSIINTVDYGKFNAKEVLDLAVKLVSEKKNSGLAFLDGQQ from the coding sequence ATGAGAATATTATTATGCTGTGCTGTCGGCATGTCTACAAGCTTGCTTGTGCGCAAAATGAAGAAATATGCAGAGACCAATAATATAGATTGCACTATCTGGGCGATTCCTGCTGAAGCGATCAACCATCATTTAGATAAAGCAGATGTTATTTTGCTTGGACCGCAAGTTCGGTTTCTGCTCCGTGATGTTACAAAAATGGCAAGCAAAAAAGAAATTCCTGTTTCCATCATTAATACGGTGGACTATGGAAAGTTTAATGCAAAGGAAGTTCTTGACCTTGCTGTGAAACTGGTTTCAGAAAAGAAAAACAGCGGGCTGGCCTTTTTGGATGGCCAGCAATAA
- a CDS encoding phosphocarrier protein HPr produces MSEKTFTIIDETGIHARPATLLVSTASKFKSDMQIAYKGKSVNLKSIMGVMSLGVPKGGEITISATGEDEAEAVDGLEAVLKKEGLVG; encoded by the coding sequence ATGAGCGAAAAAACTTTTACTATTATTGATGAAACTGGAATACATGCAAGACCAGCTACATTATTAGTAAGCACTGCAAGCAAATTCAAATCAGACATGCAAATTGCATATAAAGGCAAATCTGTAAACTTGAAATCCATCATGGGCGTTATGTCACTTGGTGTACCAAAAGGCGGAGAAATTACTATTTCTGCTACTGGTGAAGACGAAGCAGAAGCTGTAGATGGTTTGGAAGCAGTTCTTAAAAAAGAAGGCCTAGTAGGCTAA
- a CDS encoding ABC transporter ATP-binding protein — protein sequence MVVKAEGIGLKRNGKWILKDINWEINRGEHWVLYGLNGAGKSALLNMICAYYHPTVGKLTVLDKEFGASELGANLRKRIGLVSSRLQQNLYVSDSAYEIILSGAYASIGLYETPTDEVRAKAIRLLRELGCYEYADRAYSSLSQGEKQRVLIARSLMLDPELIILDEPATGLDFLAREQLLETIQTLAQMEAAPTIIYVTHHLEEILPVFSSTLLLKEGTVFAKGKTEEIMTSSSLSEYFSFPVDVIWSNGRPLLAKHVTQ from the coding sequence ATGGTTGTAAAGGCAGAAGGTATTGGACTTAAAAGGAATGGGAAATGGATTTTAAAGGATATTAATTGGGAAATTAACCGCGGAGAGCATTGGGTGCTATATGGCTTAAATGGAGCAGGAAAAAGTGCGCTGCTTAATATGATTTGCGCTTATTATCATCCAACAGTCGGAAAGCTGACTGTGCTTGACAAAGAATTCGGTGCATCAGAGCTTGGTGCTAATTTAAGAAAAAGAATCGGCCTTGTATCGAGCAGGCTGCAGCAAAATCTTTATGTATCAGACAGTGCCTATGAAATCATTTTGAGCGGTGCTTATGCAAGCATCGGTTTATATGAAACACCTACAGATGAAGTCAGGGCTAAAGCAATCCGCCTTCTTAGAGAGCTAGGCTGTTATGAATATGCCGACAGGGCATACTCCAGCTTATCGCAAGGAGAGAAGCAGCGTGTTTTAATTGCCCGTTCACTTATGCTCGACCCAGAGCTCATAATTCTTGATGAGCCGGCGACCGGCCTTGACTTTTTAGCAAGAGAGCAATTGCTTGAAACAATTCAAACCTTGGCGCAAATGGAAGCGGCCCCGACGATTATTTATGTGACACATCATCTGGAAGAAATTTTGCCAGTATTTTCTTCCACATTGCTTTTGAAGGAGGGGACTGTTTTTGCTAAAGGAAAAACGGAAGAAATTATGACAAGTTCTAGCTTAAGCGAGTATTTCTCCTTTCCTGTCGATGTTATCTGGAGTAATGGACGGCCGCTTTTGGCAAAACATGTAACTCAATGA